One region of Longimicrobiaceae bacterium genomic DNA includes:
- a CDS encoding HepT-like ribonuclease domain-containing protein produces MRPEDRMRLHHMRDAGREALRFAAGRTRADLDTDRQLLLSIVKDVEIVGEAASRMSPELRERHPELPWAAIVAMRNRLIHAYFDIDHDIVWNTVLADLPPLLSAIEAILESPDA; encoded by the coding sequence ATGCGGCCTGAAGACCGGATGCGTCTGCACCACATGCGCGACGCCGGGCGCGAGGCCCTGCGCTTCGCGGCGGGGCGCACCCGTGCCGACCTGGACACCGACCGGCAGCTCCTCCTCTCGATCGTGAAGGACGTCGAGATCGTGGGCGAAGCCGCCAGCCGGATGAGCCCGGAGCTTCGGGAACGCCACCCCGAGCTGCCCTGGGCAGCCATCGTCGCCATGCGGAACCGGCTGATCCACGCGTACTTCGACATCGACCACGACATCGTCTGGAACACCGTGTTGGCCGACCTCCCGCCGCTCCTCTCTGCCATCGAGGCCATTCTCGAAAGCCCGGACGCGTAA
- a CDS encoding nucleotidyltransferase domain-containing protein: MPARIEFPHERIAEFCRRHGVRRLRLFGSVLREDFRPDSDVDVLVEFEPGVSVGLLTLAALELELGEIVGRKVDLRTPNELSRYFRQEVLDGAAILYAA, encoded by the coding sequence TCCCTCACGAGCGCATCGCCGAGTTCTGCCGCAGGCACGGCGTCCGGCGGCTGCGGCTCTTCGGCTCCGTGCTGCGCGAGGATTTCCGCCCCGACAGCGACGTGGACGTCCTGGTGGAGTTCGAGCCGGGCGTCAGCGTGGGCCTCCTCACCCTCGCCGCACTGGAGCTGGAGCTGGGCGAGATCGTGGGACGCAAGGTGGACCTGCGCACCCCCAACGAGCTGAGCCGCTACTTCCGGCAGGAGGTGCTGGACGGGGCCGCGATCCTGTATGCGGCCTGA